Part of the Cryptosporangium arvum DSM 44712 genome, CGCGCCACATCAACCCGATGGCCGGCCAGCCGTGCAAGAAGATCATCAGCGGTCCGTCGGCCGGGCCGGACTCGACGTAGTGCGTCGCCTGACGAGCCGTGCGGAAGGTGCGGAAACTCAACGACGGGGCCCGAGCCGGCCGAGGCTCGGAGCCACCGGCCCGACGGCCGTGCATGATTCCGGCGACGGCGGCCAGGACGACCAGGACGATTTCCAAGGCCCCGTACGCGACGGCGGTGGGCTGGAGACCGAACCGCTCGACGGCGAGACCGGCCGCGAGCGCCGGCACACTGAAGGCGAGGTAACTGGCGATGTACATGGTCGCGAACACCTGGCCGCGCCGGGCCTCCGGCGCGGCCACGCTCAGCGCTCCCAGGGCGAACCGGAACGACGCACCGAAGCCGCATCCCGCGAACACCGAGCCGACCACGTAGAGCGTCAACGTACCGGTCAGCATGGCGACGACCGTGATCAGGACGCCGACGGCGAGAGTCCCGTAGCCGAACCCCTCCCGCAGCCGGGGCGGCGTCACCGTCGATGCCAGCGTGCCCGCGATCCCGGCGGCGAAGAACGCCCCGAGCACGATGCCGACGACAAAATGACTGCGTACGCCGAGCACGGTGCCGAGCACCGACGACCCTAGGGACAGATACAGTCCGGCGAGCGCCCATGTCGCCGCGATGGACGGCAGCAGGGACAGGAACACCGGCCGCGTCTCGAGCGGCAGTCCGGCGCTGGGTCGCAGCGACCGCCAGATCGATTCGCGCGGTGCCACATCGGAACGGGCCCGCTCGGGAGTCAGCCAGACGAGCGCGGCCAGCACCAGATAGACGATGCCGAGGATCCAGAAGACGAGTTGGCGCGGCAGCGGCGCGAACTCCACCAGCGCACCGGCGAGGACCGCCCCGATCGCGATGCCCAGCGCGGGGACCGAGCTGCTGACGATCGAAGCGGATCGCGGGTTCGGTGCGGAGTCCGTGATCATCGCCGTGGTGGTGCCCGTGGCGGCGCCGACCGCGAATCCCTGCACGATGCGCGCGAGGGTCAGGTCACCGGTGCCTCCGGCGATCGCGAAGAGCAGCATGCCCAGCGCGAGGAGCACCAGGGCTCCGGAGGCGACCGGCCGGCGTCCGATCCGGTCGGAGAGCGATCCGACGGTCAGCAGCGCGGCGAGCAGCGCGAAGACGTACACGGCGAAGATGAACGTCAACGTGAAGGCCGAGAAGCCCCAGAGCTGCTGGTAGACGGGGTAGAGCGGGGACGGCGCCGAGGCCGCCGTCAGCGTCGCGGCACCGGCGGCCCCGGCGACGACGTAGGAGACTGGACGAGTGAGCACGCGACCTCCGTCAAAAGCAATAATCTTTGCTTTAACCGTCGTTCGGGCCGGTCAAACGTGCTCACGTATGATCGTGGGGTGTCTGACCGAGGAGCCGCACGTCGCCCCGGCGGACGAAGTGACCGGGTGCTCACCGCGATCTACACCGCGGTCGGCGAGCTGGTCGGGACGGGAGCCGACCGGATCAGCTTCCCGGTGATCGCCGAGCGGGCCGGGATCAACCCGACGACGCTGTACCGCCGCTGGCCGGACGTCAACGCGCTGCTCGAGGAGGTCGCGGTCGCCGCCCTCACCCGGGACGGCGACGCGCTGCCCGACACCGGGTCGTTCGAGCAGGACCTGACGGCGTGGGCGAGCGTCATCGCGCGCGACGTCACCCGCCCCGAACGGGTCCGCTACATGCGTGCGATGGTCGCCGCCCGCGTCGACCTCGTGGTGCACTGCGCGGTCACCGAGAAGCGGGGTGAACAGGCGGCGGAGATGGTCCGCCGGGCCCACGAGCGTGGCGAGCAGACGCCGACGGTCCCGCAGATCCTCGACCACGTCATCGCGCCGCTGTACCACCACGTCGTCTTCGCCCTGCCCGCGGACGAGCAGTACGCGCGACGGCTGGTCCGCGACGTCCTGTCGATGGCCTGAACCAACGCCGAGTGGCCTGAGCTCGGATCCGCCCACGGCGGGCGCTGTGTCCAGGACCGGGCCGGCAGAAGCCGCCGCGGAGCTCCGGCTGCAGCAAGGTGACGGCGCGGGAGCCACTCCCCCGATGCGCACTCCGCCTTCGGAGTGCGACCCGAAGAGTGCGGCCGGGCGTACCCATCGCCGTCGGCGACTCAACGACGACCCATCCGACCCAGAAGGGCTCGGCCCGCGACTCGTGGTTCGTGTCGCGCGCGGTGGGGCTCGCTCATGTGCTGCGTGATGCCGTTGGGCCGCAGCGCCTTCCGCTCGGCTCGGCTCCGCTCGGCTCGGCTCGGCCAACGACAATGCCGGAAGCTGAGCCCTCGGCTGCCTCGCCCGGGCCCGCAAGTACCGGGACAGCGCCCGTGTTTGCCGATCTCCGACAGCCACTCGCCGGTCGACCGGTTCAGCGTCGACGTCGGACCAGCTGTCAGGGCGTCAGACTCAGCGAAGTCATCGATTCGAAAACGAGGAGTCCGTACTCCGTCAGCGGCAGAACCCTCGTGGCTCAGGCTCAGGGCCAGCCGCAACCCCACGGCCGTGCGAGCGGGACGAGCGAATCAAACGCTACGAGGCACCAAGGCAGGTACTCGCCCTCGCGGTGCGCTTGGCGACGCCGGCCGCTCGACGCGCCGTCATTCATCACGAAAGGACTCTCCGCGAGCAACGCCCGATCCATACCGCTCTGCTGGTCTTCAGCACCGCACCGGATGCGTCCAGCTGAGTGGCTCCTGCTCACCGCGAACTCGTTTAAATTAGACCAACGCGGCCGCTGGGCAACGGTGTGTCGCCCAGCGACCGCATCAGCCTGACCGCTCAGACTTGCTCGCCGATACCCAGTCGCTGTTGGGCGCGTTCGGCCGACGCGCTCGCCCCGTAGTGCCGCGGCATATCCGAGCAGCACTATCAGGTCGCCCGTATCGCCGCCGTCGAGCTGAACTCGTGCGCGAAGCTGATTAACCCTGCCGGGTAGCAGTCTTGCGAACTTCTGAGCGTGCCGACCGAAACCGGATGCCCGGGTCGGCGGGACGAGCGGGCAGGCCCGGCCTCCGGCTTTGAGCGCGAGGCCGAAGGCGCCGCGCTCGCCGATCGCCGCCGGAGGTTCAGAGTTGAGTGCCGCCGGAGGCATCGATGACCTGGCCGGTGATCCAGCGGCCCTGGTCGGAGGCGAGGAATGCGACGATGTCGGCGATGTCCTCCGGCTCGCCGAGGCGTCCGAGGGCGACGCGGGCCGTGGCCTGTGCGGCGGCCGGCTCATTGGTAAGCAGGTGGGCGTTGTTGTCGGTAAGCGTGACGCCGGGCGACACCGCGTTGACGGTAATCCTCCGGGGTCCGAGCTGCTGGGCGAGGGTGTGCGTGAATGCGTCCAGGGCACCCTTGGCCGCGGCGTAGGCGATCAGCTCCGGGCTGGCGACCGTGGCCGCGATGCTGGAGATGTTGATGATCCGGCCGCCGTCGCGCAAGCGCGGCAGCGCGAGCTTGGTGACGAAGAACGGCGCTTTCACGCTCGTCGCGAACACCCGGTCGAATTCGTCCTCGGCGAGCCCTTCCAGCCGGGTGAAGCTGCCCTTGGCGGCGTTGTGGACGAGGATGTCGAGCCCGCCGCCGGGCGCCAGGTCTCCGGCCGCCTCGTCGAACGCCGCCCACAGGTGGCCCGCGTCGCCCGGGGTACCCAAGTCGGTGTGCAGGGCGAACGCCCGGCCACCGTCCCGGACGATCCGCTCGACGGTGTCCCGGGCGGCCGCCTCGTTGCGGGACCAGACGATGCCGACGATCGCGCCGTCGCGGGCGAACCGTTCGGCGATCGCCCGGCCGATTCCGCGGCTACCGCCGGTGATGAGCGCGACCTTGTTCTCCAACATCGGTGCCTCCGAAAAATTATGTGGCCAGACAAAATTTGTCTAGACACATATATGCCGGGTCGGGCGCGTCCTGCAAGATGGCAGACATCACTGAGGAGGCCGGCCGATGAACCCACCGACCCTGGTCGAGCACGCGCCGCTGAGCTTCGGGCTGTTCGCGATGTGCCGGACCATGTTCGGCTATGGCACCGAGTTGCTCCTCCGGCTCGGCCTCTATCCGGGCCAGGAGCTCATCCTCATGCGCCTGTACGACGCCGATGGCCAGACCCAGTCCGACCTGCAGGCCTCCCTCGGCTCCGACCACTCCACGATCTCGCGCAGCATCCGCCGTATGGAAGAGGCCGGGCTGGTCACCCGCAGCCCCGCCGACCACGACCGGCGGGCGATGGTCGTCTCGCTCACCGACGCCGGACGCGCCCTGCGACCCGGGCTCACCGAAATGTGGGGCACGATGGAGGCCGCTCTGAGCGGTGCGCTGACCGAGCAGGAGCGCACCGACCTGCCGCGTACCGTCTGTTCCTTGCACCGGGCCTTGGCCTCGGCCCGCGCCGCCGGCTGACGGGCGAGAGGCCCCGGTACATGCCCGCAGTCAACCTTTCAACATCGTGACGACGTAGTCACGTCCACGCGGGATTCCGAACCCTCAGTCCCCAACGGCCAAGCCGACACGGGCCATGCGCTCTTCTCGGACGGTGAAGGCCGCCGTCGAGCCAGGGCGGCCCGACGACGGCCGACGCGCGGCCAGAACGCTTCGCCGATACCGAGACGGGCCTGCGTCCGCTGGGCGCGCTCCGTAGTGGCGCGGCATGCCCGCCGACGCCCCGCCGAGCAGCACCATCAAATCCCCGGTGTCGCCGCCGGCGAGCTTCCACTCGTGCGCGAAGCCGTGCCGCCATCGGTGCGCGTGCACGTGCGCCACCCCGGCGGTCTCGCCGAGGCGCCGCAGCCGGATCTTGATCCCGTTGGGCCGCAACGCCCGACCGTCCCGCGCCAGCCACAGTTCCGGCGACTGCGACCCGGGATGCGTGGCTCACGCCCGCAGATACCGGCTCAATGCCTGCCGGTCTTCGGCCCGAACCGCACCCGCCGGTCCTTCGCGCCTTCCCGTGCAGATGCACCGAGTCGTTGCCTATCTCCGACAACCGCGTCCCCGTCGACCGGTAGAGCCGGATCAGCGCCGTGTCCCGCACCGCGAGGAAGCTCTTCCCGCGGCAAGCCGCCAACAGCTTCGCGGTGTCTCGTCCCCGAGCACCGCCACCAGCTTCACCGGCGTCCGCGGCTCCCGAATCCGGCGCATCGGCGACCGGTCGATCACTTCCTCGTCCAGTTGCAGCCAGCCGAAGAACTGCTTGAGGCACTTGCGCTTGTTCAACGCCGTCCCTGCCGAGCGGGTCTCGACCATCCACGCCTGGAAGGCCTCGACGTGCGCCCGCGTCACCGCAGCGGGGTTCACCGCCGCCTCGTCGGCGTCCGGATCCGGCGACTGCTCCTCCAGATACCGCGCGAGCCGCGCGGCGGCCAGCAGGTAGTTGTAGCGGGTCGTCTCCGGGTGGTTGGCGGTCCGCAGCGACCGATCCCAGTAAAGGAGTCCAGCAGCGGCGTGCTCGACCTCGACGAACGTTCCTGAACACGAAAAAGGGTTCCCTCAGGTCATCTGACCTGCGGAAACCCTTGCCGTTGTCGGGCTGACAGGATTTGAACCTGCGACCCCTTGACCCCCAGTCAAGTGCGCTACCAAGCTGCGCTACAGCCCGAATGTCGTCGCGCCGCTGGCGCGCTGACGGGATAACCCTACCGCACGGTCGCGCGGAGGTTCTCACCCCGGTTGCCACCCCAGGTGCAATTTAGTTGCGAACTCACCCAAATCGTGGCTGAGGGCGCGAACTGGCCGGAGAGTGGGGAACACGACCCCCACGAGGAGCTTTCGATGACCATCCCCCTGCCCGCCGGCACCCAGCTGATCCTCACCGGCCCTGCTCAGGCCGTCGAGTTATTGACGCTGGCTGCGGCCGAGGTCGGCGACCAGGAGCAGATCTCGGTGCTGGTGATGGGCTCGGACGCCCCGCCGCAGCGCGGGATGATCAGCATCCCGACCCCGTTCGGCGTCATGCGGACGATCGCCGCGCTCGACGTGGACGAAGGCACGGTCACGCTCAAGATGTCGAAGATCCCGCCCGCGTGGCAGCGCCGGGACGCGCACCGCATGCCGCTCGTCGTCCCGATCCGTGGCACCACGGTCTCGCTGCCCGCGCTCGCCGGCGCCGGTGCGCCCGGTCCGCAGCGGCCGGTGCGGTTCAACGGCACGACGCTCGACATCTCGCCCGGCGGCCTCTCGGCCCGGCTCACGGTGGAGTCCGACGCGCTGCGGCTCCCGGCCGGCGTCCGCGACGTGTTCCTGGAGATCGACCCGTTCAGCTCGCACCCGGTGGCCGCCACGCTGCGGGTGGTCGACGTGCGTTCCGACCGGCTGCGCGGCGAGTTCGAGTACCTCTCCCCCAGCGACTGGCTCCACCTGGCCCAGCTCGCGCGCGACGCGTCCGATCTCCCGCCGTTCGACGGACCGGGGCTGCCCTAGCCGATCTCGCGGTTGAGCGCGTCGATCACCCGCTGCACCAGACCGCTGTCGGCCGCCTCCAGCGGCCCGTGCATCTCCACCGACGACCAGGGCGAGGCCACCCCGACGCTGCCTCGCAACTGGTCGTCCCAGGCCGGGCCCTCGCACAACGACCACCAGTGGAAGTCCTCGAGGGTGCCCAGCGTCTCCGACCGCTGCTTGGCCGCTTCGTCGCTGCGCACCCAGATGTCGCCGAACCTGTCCCGCCACGCGGTGTTGTTCGCCGGCTCGCTCACTGTCCGTCTCCTTCTGCCGCCCGTTACCAGGATCAGGCATGGCGACGCCGATCCGCGCGCCCTTCCCGGCGGCTCATCCGTCCCGGCCACCACAGGACTCGATCGTCGCCAGTTCCTTCGCGTACCAGGCGGCCTGGTCGGGGTCGGGCCGGTCGAGCACGTCGAACACCTCGTCCAGGTTCGCCCGGTCGGTCAGGACCGGCTCGACCGATTCGTCGGCCGACCACCGGGGCGTGCCGCTGGTGAACAGCAACCAGGCGGTGACGTGGTCGACGGCGGCGACGAGCGGCCGGTCGTGCTCCGGCGGCAGCGGCTCCCGGTAACACCCGTCCGGCGTCGGGACCAGGTTCAGCGCGAGCGTGTACCGCACCAGGTCCGCGTCGTGCTCCGGGCCCCACTGGAAGCGCACCCGGCCCGGCCCGCCGGCTTCGCTGATCGTGCCGGGCATCCGCACCCCGTAGGGCGCCCAGCCCCGCTCCAGTTCGGACACCGCGACCCCGACCTCGGCCAACGCGTCCACGTGCTCGGGGCGCAGGCAGATGCGCACGTCGCCGTCGAAACATCGCGTGTCGTCGGGGCGGGGGCGGGCGGTCGCGCTGCGCGTCGCGTCGGGAAGAAGCAGTGCGGTGACGGAGGCGACCACGACGGGAACCGTGACCGCGAGCGCGACCGACCGGGCGGTGTGCGCGGCCTGGTGGACGGCGGCCAGCACGCCGGCGAGCAGGCCGACCGCGACGACGGCGGAGGCCACCGCGGCCGGGCGGTACCAGGTCTCGTCGCCGGCGCAGCAGCCGGCGAACTGCCCGTTGAGCTGGGTGACCACCGGGAGGCCGAGCCAGCCCGGGAGCAGCAGCCACACCACCCAGATACCCACGAGCGCGAAGGTAGCGGGACCCCCCGACAGAATCAGGCCGAGCCAGGCCGCGAGCACGACCTGCGCGATCAGCGCGACGACACTCACCGCGAGCAGGCCCACCGCGATCCCGGCCCCGTGGTACAGCGCGACGCCGCCGACGGCCGCCAGCTGGGCGACGACCGCGAACGCGAGCAGCGGCCAGATCGCGCCGAGCAGGGCCGTGACCGGCCGCCGGACGGCCGCCCCGCCGCTGGAGAGCGCCGACCCGCGCAGCGCGGCCGCGATCCCGATCAGGACCGAGAGGTACACCGGCTTCGCGGTCTCCGCGGTGAGCGAGACCGCGTAGTCCGAGTCCTCCGGCGCGAGGACGTAGACCACCAGGAACACCACATAGACCGGCAGGACCACGGCGAGCACCCTGAGCTGCGCGCTCCGGACCGGCGCCGGTCCGTCGGCGACGCGCGTGCCCGACATGTAGTTGTGCCCTCCCCGGTCGGCGGAGGACCGAGGTTAGCTGGCCACCGCACCCGCGCGTTGCGCCGCCTCGTAGGCCACTTCCATGCCC contains:
- a CDS encoding TetR/AcrR family transcriptional regulator codes for the protein MSDRGAARRPGGRSDRVLTAIYTAVGELVGTGADRISFPVIAERAGINPTTLYRRWPDVNALLEEVAVAALTRDGDALPDTGSFEQDLTAWASVIARDVTRPERVRYMRAMVAARVDLVVHCAVTEKRGEQAAEMVRRAHERGEQTPTVPQILDHVIAPLYHHVVFALPADEQYARRLVRDVLSMA
- a CDS encoding SDR family NAD(P)-dependent oxidoreductase, with the translated sequence MLENKVALITGGSRGIGRAIAERFARDGAIVGIVWSRNEAAARDTVERIVRDGGRAFALHTDLGTPGDAGHLWAAFDEAAGDLAPGGGLDILVHNAAKGSFTRLEGLAEDEFDRVFATSVKAPFFVTKLALPRLRDGGRIINISSIAATVASPELIAYAAAKGALDAFTHTLAQQLGPRRITVNAVSPGVTLTDNNAHLLTNEPAAAQATARVALGRLGEPEDIADIVAFLASDQGRWITGQVIDASGGTQL
- a CDS encoding MarR family winged helix-turn-helix transcriptional regulator is translated as MNPPTLVEHAPLSFGLFAMCRTMFGYGTELLLRLGLYPGQELILMRLYDADGQTQSDLQASLGSDHSTISRSIRRMEEAGLVTRSPADHDRRAMVVSLTDAGRALRPGLTEMWGTMEAALSGALTEQERTDLPRTVCSLHRALASARAAG
- a CDS encoding phage integrase N-terminal SAM-like domain-containing protein, with translation MRTANHPETTRYNYLLAAARLARYLEEQSPDPDADEAAVNPAAVTRAHVEAFQAWMVETRSAGTALNKRKCLKQFFGWLQLDEEVIDRSPMRRIREPRTPVKLVAVLGDETPRSCWRLAAGRASSRCGTRR
- a CDS encoding PilZ domain-containing protein encodes the protein MTIPLPAGTQLILTGPAQAVELLTLAAAEVGDQEQISVLVMGSDAPPQRGMISIPTPFGVMRTIAALDVDEGTVTLKMSKIPPAWQRRDAHRMPLVVPIRGTTVSLPALAGAGAPGPQRPVRFNGTTLDISPGGLSARLTVESDALRLPAGVRDVFLEIDPFSSHPVAATLRVVDVRSDRLRGEFEYLSPSDWLHLAQLARDASDLPPFDGPGLP
- a CDS encoding DUF7224 domain-containing protein, which encodes MSGTRVADGPAPVRSAQLRVLAVVLPVYVVFLVVYVLAPEDSDYAVSLTAETAKPVYLSVLIGIAAALRGSALSSGGAAVRRPVTALLGAIWPLLAFAVVAQLAAVGGVALYHGAGIAVGLLAVSVVALIAQVVLAAWLGLILSGGPATFALVGIWVVWLLLPGWLGLPVVTQLNGQFAGCCAGDETWYRPAAVASAVVAVGLLAGVLAAVHQAAHTARSVALAVTVPVVVASVTALLLPDATRSATARPRPDDTRCFDGDVRICLRPEHVDALAEVGVAVSELERGWAPYGVRMPGTISEAGGPGRVRFQWGPEHDADLVRYTLALNLVPTPDGCYREPLPPEHDRPLVAAVDHVTAWLLFTSGTPRWSADESVEPVLTDRANLDEVFDVLDRPDPDQAAWYAKELATIESCGGRDG